A single region of the Drosophila miranda strain MSH22 chromosome 2, D.miranda_PacBio2.1, whole genome shotgun sequence genome encodes:
- the LOC108153875 gene encoding glycine-rich cell wall structural protein 2, protein MRTSTATIVGLTLLLCLGLSSSHSFGGKLGGGGYAPVYTSYVPYPVAQPVPHGWKGGLGGLGGFGGGGFGGYGGGYSGSYASAYSSASAFSGGFGGGGYGGGIWKRR, encoded by the exons ATGAGAACAAGCAca GCTACAATCGTGGGCTTAACGCTGCTGCTATGCCTGGGCCTTAGTAGCTCCCACAGTTTTGGCGGAAAGCTCGGAGGGGGCGGCTACGCCCCTGTGTACACCAGCTATGTGCCCTATCCCGTGGCCCAGCCCGTTCCA CACGGATGGAAGGGTGGTCTGGGTGGGCTGGGAGGATTCGGAGGAGGCGGTTTCGGCGGCTACGGTGGGGGATATTCCGGAAGCTATGCCTCGGCCTACAGCTCTGCTAGCGCCTTTTCTGGAGGTTTTGGTGGCGGCGGTTACGGTGGGGGTATCTGGAAGAGACGCTAA
- the LOC108157072 gene encoding uncharacterized protein LOC108157072, giving the protein MQLLLVLLLGALLSCSVAYSRSYSYDYPRRRPSPYSYNTVPQSQSNRHSRESGATAATKSDTENAKFAGASNQELDESVGDERTLLLKKKLRKLARPYLGYGGYGGYGGYGGYGGYGGYGGYGGGNPCSPFGRDVKSGQKDPDEQGRFLFDVNVYKVYQGGCRGGGGLGGGFGGGLGGGLLSDPIPPPVAPYPVPVRPYAPFATWLSLFAPGVLGAATVPGVPLSDPIRPPSAGGDLQSDPAVDPSYAAPPVRRPVPNRVYYDSAGAPPVTPAQLVGGVATTVNGIIQQLTGQVQPVYQTGAYRSRSNQRSSYG; this is encoded by the exons ATGCAGCTACTGCTTGTTCTCCTTTTAGGAGCCCTCCTCAGCTGCTCCGTGGCCTATTCACGGAGCTACAGCTACGATTATCCCAGGAGAAGGCCCTCGCCTTACTCATACAACACCGTCCCTCAATCCCAGAGCAACCGACACTCGCGGGAGAGCGGTGCCACCGCTGCTACCAAATCAGACACGGAAAATGCCAAGTTTGCGGGCGCATCTAACCAGGAACTCGATGAGTCCGTCGGTGATGAGAGGACTTTGCTGCTCAAGAAAAAGCTCCGGAAATTGGCTCGTCCTTATCTGGGATACGGCGGGTATGGCGGATATGGCGGATACGGCGGATACGGCGGATACGGCGGTTATGGCGGATATGGAGGCGGCAATCCTTGCTCACCCTTTGGACGCGATGTCAAGAGCGGCCAGAAGGATCCGGACGAGCAAGGACGTTTCCTCTTCGATGTGAATGTGTACAAAGTCTATCAAGGAGGATGTCGTGGCGGAGGCGGTCTGGGAGGTGGTTTTGGCGGTGGTCTTGGCGGTGGTCTGCTCTCAGATCCCATTCCACCACCCGTGGCGCCCTACCCCGTGCCAGTCCGTCCGTATGCTCCCTTCGCCACGTGGCTGTCGTTGTTCGCTCCTGGTGTGCTTGGAGCCGCAACTGTGCCGGGTGTTCCCCTGTCGGATCCTATCCGTCCTCCTTCGGCCGGTGGGGACTTACAGAGCGATCCTGCCGTGGATCCCAGCTATGCCGCGCCTCCAGTGCGCCGACCCGTCCCCAATCGGGTCTACTACGATTCAGCTGGAGCG CCGCCTGTGACGCCTGCCCAACTGGTTGGCGGCGTAGCAACCACTGTGAATGGGATCATCCAACAGCTTACAGGACAGGTGCAACCGGTCTACCAAACGGGCGCGTATCGGTCGAGGAGCAATCAGCGGAGTAGCTACGGATGA
- the LOC108153876 gene encoding uncharacterized protein LOC108153876, protein MSVLRLSPTKFLGVLLLAVVCCSAEIDRDEQPDFETEPGAPEPIDGRSFFFLGTLFRRWRNRWMAYHSADPLFAGAAYPINGYYNCPTYGCNPAAIGPQPGYYSRPGGSFYPLNQQQQQQQAQGNSNVYIYQTDQNAANSGSGSGSPAVPLGYGYFGVGSPLRPGLAPMPPPPLPPSSMGGASAGAVSYGLGPGQGPVPIPIPVPQFG, encoded by the coding sequence ATGTCAGTACTCCGACTTAGCCCGACAAAGTTCCTAGGCGTGCTGCTCCTGGCAGTAGTCTGCTGTAGCGCTGAAATAGACAGAGATGAACAGCCCGACTTCGAGACGGAGCCTGGAGCTCCGGAGCCCATTGATGGACGTTCCTTTTTCTTTCTGGGCACACTCTTTCGACGCTGGCGCAATCGTTGGATGGCCTATCACAGTGCAGATCCCCTGTTTGCCGGTGCAGCGTACCCCATTAATGGATACTACAATTGCCCCACCTATGGCTGTAATCCGGCGGCCATTGGGCCACAACCTGGTTACTATTCTCGTCCAGGAGGGAGCTTTTACCCCCTgaaccaacagcaacaacagcagcaggctCAGGGCAACAGCAATGTCTACATATATCAGACCGATCAGAACGCTGCCAATTCCGGAAGTGGCAGTGGTTCACCTGCCGTTCCCCTCGGATATGGATACTTTGGAGTTGGATCGCCGCTTAGACCCGGACTAGCTCCAATGCCTCCGCCgcctttgccaccttcttcAATGGGAGGGGCTTCAGCCGGTGCCGTGAGCTATGGCCTGGGACCAGGACAAGGGCCAGtaccaataccaataccaGTACCACAATTTGGCTAA
- the LOC108154613 gene encoding keratin-associated protein 19-2 produces the protein MANFNQTPLSCLLTMKFFALSFLLCGLCLEVMSAPQWGQGSGFGYGFAPYSGYGGSYALSSASAGASSSTGYQQGFGSPYGGYGGFGGFGGGYGGYRQQYNQFSNQQNSYGSSGYGGFGYPYGYGR, from the exons ATGGCAAACTTTAATCAGACTCCATTGAGTTGCTTGCTGACCATGAAG TTTTTTGCGCTGTCCTTTCTGCTCTGCGGCCTGTGTCTCGAAGTGATGAGTGCCCCCCAGTGGGGTCAAGGATCAGGATTTGGCTATGGTTTTGCTCCCTACTCGGGCTATGGCGGCAGTTATGCCTTGtccagtgccagtgccggAGCGAGTAGTAGTACTGGATACCAGCAAGGATTCGGATCGCCCTATGGGGGATATGGCGGATTTGGCGGTTTTGGCGGAGGATACGGGGGCTATCGACAGCAGTACAATCAGTTCAGTAATCAGCAAAACAGCTACGGATCCTCCGGCTATGGCGGATTCGGATACCCCTATGGGTATGGCAGATGA
- the LOC108153874 gene encoding acyl-CoA Delta(11) desaturase-like — protein sequence MPPNSDVIELGPSPDTTGLLCETDAGPKGTASDLSTLKTTDGRKLELVWINIILFIYVHTASLYGIWLMLTTTKWQTDVFAVILFSLASLGITAGAHRLWAHRTYKANVAVRLILLFFNTLAFQDAVYYWARDHRLHHKCTDTDADPYNSKRGWWFAHIGWLCCKKHPDVTAKGKLIDLSDLQRDPLVMFQKKYYLILMPIFCFLLPTLVPVYFWGESLSVAWHVPALTRWCLMLNVVWLLNSSGHMHGKRPYDRSISPTSLVFLIWLRYGEGYHNYHHVFPWDYKGAEMGRYSQDLPTNLIRMFARLGWAYDLKSVSMDMVRKRVLRTGDGTHPVWGWGDKEHPQEDIDSTIITYKKKVK from the coding sequence ATGCCGCCAAACAGCGATGTGATCGAATTAGGACCTAGTCCCGACACCACGGGCTTGCTCTGCGAAACGGATGCGGGGCCAAAAGGTACCGCCAGTGACTTAAGCACTCTGAAGACGACAGACGGGCGGAAGTTGGAGCTCGTGTGGATCAACATAATTCTGTTTATCTATGTGCATACGGCCTCTCTGTACGGGATCTGGCTTATGCTCACAACCACGAAGTGGCAAACGGACGTGTTTGCCGTGATTCTTTTTAGTTTAGCTTCCCTGGGGATTACGGCCGGTGCACATCGGCTGTGGGCGCATCGCACTTATAAGGCAAACGTGGCGGTGCGTCTGATCTTACTGTTCTTCAACACCTTGGCCTTCCAGGACGCCGTGTATTACTGGGCTCGCGACCATCGCCTACACCACAAATGCACGGATACGGATGCCGATCCGTACAACTCGAAGCGAGGCTGGTGGTTCGCACACATCGGCTGGCTGTGCTGCAAGAAGCACCCCGACGTGACGGCGAAGGGcaagttgatcgatctgtcCGATCTGCAGCGGGACCCTCTAGTGATGTTCCAGAAGAAGTACTACCTGATCCTGATGCCCATCTTCTGCTTCCTCCTCCCCACGCTGGTGCCCGTATACTTCTGGGGCGAGTCCCTCAGCGTTGCTTGGCATGTGCCGGCGCTCACGCGCTGGTGTCTGATGCTTAACGTCGTCTGGCTGCTCAATAGCTCTGGCCACATGCACGGCAAACGCCCCTACGACCGGTCCATCAGCCCCACCAGCCTGGTCTTCCTTATCTGGCTGCGTTACGGCGAGGGGTACCACAACTACCATCACGTCTTCCCGTGGGACTACAAGGGCGCCGAGATGGGACGCTATTCGCAAGACCTGCCCACCAACTTAATCAGGATGTTTGCCCGTCTGGGTTGGGCGTACGATCTAAAGAGCGTCTCCATGGACATGGTGCGGAAGCGCGTCCTGCGAACTGGCGATGGCACCCATCCTGTCTGGGGCTGGGGCGACAAGGAACATCCACAGGAAGATATCGATAGCACGATCATTACCTATAAGAAGAAAGTGAAGTAA
- the LOC108154709 gene encoding glycine-rich protein 23 has protein sequence MLKISCSLLVLLSLCACSYAQYQYPQQRPATAAGGEPTGGPVENRIIPLGGLLGGGGGGGGLLGGGGGGGGLFGNLLGGLLGGNNARPPPPAPAPYLVPVPSYGGGFGGGYPGGFGGGFGGGYPGGFGGGYTGGYPGGFGGGYGNPYGGYYG, from the exons ATGTTGAAGATCAGCTGTTCG TTGTTGGTGCTGTTGTCGCTCTGCGCCTGCAGTTACGCCCAATACCAGTATCCCCAGCAGCGCCCGGCCACAGCAGCCGGAGGTGAGCCCACTGGCGGGCCTGTGGAAAATCGTATTATACCCCTGGGTGGTCTGCtcggcggaggaggaggaggaggtggttTACTCGGTGGCGGCGGAGGGGGGGGTGGCCTGTTTGGCAACCTGTTGGGTGGTCTTTTGGGCGGAAATAATGCTCGCCCACCGCcaccagcgccagcgccataCCTAGTACCTGTTCCCTCGTATGGAGGAGGATTCGGCGGCGGGTATCCTGGCGGATTTGGAGGCGGATTCGGCGGCGGGTATCCTGGCGGATTTGGAGGCGGTTATACAGGTGGCTACCCAGGCGGATTTGGAGGTGGTTATGGCAATCCCTATGGCGGCTACTACGGCTAG
- the LOC108157071 gene encoding adenosine 3'-phospho 5'-phosphosulfate transporter 1, translating into MHVYKMSNRVPELIICSFIVVSLLVIHFFSDLLRASLGGFYTKDVTLSQILDAQNSDYAWLLKLLVNCFGYSCVFVPGYLIYKYVARTGYLERGNKTILHTAINMCITGNSTYEPLDVAASTADKERSAGSVAVKRTSSQEAVQLLWCFGGLMVSYLTWGVLQEKIMTQKYLNFAGESSKFKDSQFLVFANRLLAFMVALIYLQWQPSPTRHRAPLYKYSFASFSNIMSAWFQYEALKFVNFPTQVLAKSCKIIPVMVMGKIMSKAKYESYEYATAVLISLGMIFFMSGSADSNKASGVTTLTGVFLLSLYMVFDSFTANWQGSLFKSYGMTSLQMMCGVNLFSSIFTGASLSMQGGFMDSLSFATEHPKFVFDMVVLSICSAVGQLFIYHTIDVFGPVVFTIIMTLRQAVAIMLSCFIYHHSVSALGIFGVLIVFVAIFLRVYCTQRLRAMRKRAEANKPKMAV; encoded by the exons ATGCACGTGTACAAAATGAGTAATCGAGTTCCGGAGCTAATTATATG CTCCTTTATCGTGGTCAGCTTGCTGGTCATACACTTCTTTTCGGACCTGTTGCGTGCCTCGCTGGGCGGCTTCTACACCAAGGATGTGACGCTATCGCAGATTCTGGATGCCCAGAACTCCGACTATGCCTGGCTTCTAAAACTGTTGGTTAACTGCTTCGGCTACAGTTGCGTCTTTGTGCCCGGCTATCTCATATACAAATATGTGGCACGCACCGGCTACCTCGAAAGAGGCAACAAGACCATTCTGCACACGGCCATCAACATGTGCATCACAGGCAACTCCACCTACGAGCCACTGGATGTTGCGGCCAGTACAGCGGATAAGGAACGATCTGCAGGATCGGTGGCGGTCAAGCGCACGAGTTCCCAGGAGGCTGTGCAGCTGCTTTGGTGCTTTGGCGGCCTAATGGTGTCCTATTTGACCTGGGGCGTTTTGCAGGAGAAGATCATGACACAGAAATATCTGAATTTTGCTGGTGAGAGTTCCAAGTTCAAAGATTCGCAATTTTTGGTGTTTGCCAACCGATTGCTGGCCTTTATGGTGGCCCTCATCTATCTGCAATGGCAGCCCTCGCCCACACGACACCGAGCACCGCTTTACAAGTACTCCTTCGCCTCGTTCTCGAACATAATGAGCGCCTGGTTCCAGTATGAGGCTCTTAAATTTGTCAACTTTCCCACTCAGGTGCTGGCCAAGTCGTGCAAAATAATCCCTGTCATGGTGATGGGCAAGATCATGTCGAAGGCCAAGTATGAATCTTACGAGTATGCCACAGCTGTGCTAATCTCGCTGGGCATGATCTTTTTCATGAGTGGGTCGGCAGACAGCAACAAAGCCAGTGGAGTGACCACCTTGACGGGCGTCTTCCTGCTCTCTTTGTACATGGTCTTCGATAGCTTCACAGCCAATTGGCAGGGCTCGCTGTTCAAGAGCTACGGTATGACCTCCCTTCAGATGATGTGCGGCGTAAATCTGTTCTCCTCGATCTTCACTGGCGCCTCGCTGTCGATGCAGGGCGGATTCATGGACTCCCTGTCCTTTGCCACAGAG CATCCGAAATTCGTTTTTGATATGGTTGTGCTTTCCATTTGCTCAGCAGTCGGGCAATTGTTTATTTATCACACAATTGATGTCTTCGGCCCAGTTGTGTTTACCATCATTATGACGCTGCGTCAG GCCGTAGCCATCATGCTCTCTTGTTTCATCTACCACCACAGCGTGTCGGCTCTGGGCATCTTTGGTGTTCTCATCGTTTTCGTAGCCATCTTTCTGCGCGTCTACTGCACACAGCGTTTGAGGGCAATGCGCAAACGGGCCGAGGCTAATAAACCAAAAATGGCTGTCTAA
- the LOC108154562 gene encoding pupal cuticle protein Edg-91 — MKMQIICHQNHLLLILGVCFLFLLQGTSAGKIKLLAFKGPHAGFVGLKVRTPKLLGLKHALSGGGLGFGGGVGASIGAGIGAGYGGGYGGGYGGGYGSNSGYEHHEFHESHHESHHSSGGSYGGGGFGGGGFGGGLWGK, encoded by the exons ATGAAAATGCAAATCATT TGCCATCAAAACCATCTACTCCTGATCCTGGGAGTATGCTTTCTGTTTTTGCTGCAAGGAACCTCAGCCGGAAAGATAAAATTGCTGGCTTTTAAAGGACCCCATGCCGGCTTTGTGGGGCTCAAGGTGCGCACTCCTAAATTACTGGGCCTGAAGCATGCTCTGAGCGGAGGTGGACTAGGATTCGGCGGTGGTGTTGGTGCTAGCATTGGAGCTGGAATCGGAGCAGGATATGGCGGCGGCTATGGCGGAGGGTACGGCGGCGGGTATGGCAGCAACAGTGGCTATGAGCACCACGAATTTCACGAAAGTCATCACGAAAGTCATCATAGCAGCGGAGGGAGCTACGGAGGCGGTGGCTTCGGAGGCGGTGGCTTCGGAGGTGGCCTCTGGGGCAAATGA
- the LOC108154571 gene encoding pupal cuticle protein Edg-91, whose protein sequence is MSLFRVSCLLVVLLVVGHGQAAPAPAPVKAEGRTFGLLGGGFGGSVGLSAGVGLGGGLYSGFGGGSYPDGYSSGYPGDYGGGYGGGYSGYPGGYGGGYSGDGYSGFGHRPHHHNHHGGFYPGGGSYYNQGGSYGGQYSQSQYSNGYHNGGYGGGGGFFG, encoded by the exons ATGTCTCTGTTTCGTGTGAGTTGT CTGCTGGTCGTTTTGCTGGTCGTCGGTCATGGTCAGGCGGCACCTGCTCCAGCCCCCGTCAAGGCTGAGGGACGCACTTTTGGCCTCTTGGGCGGCGGATTCGGTGGGAGTGTTGGACTCAGCGCTGGAGTTGGCCTAGGCGGAGGCCTGTACAGCGGCTTTGGAGGCGGCAGCTACCCAGATGGCTATTCTAGTGGCTATCCAGGAGACTACGGTGGGGGCTACGGTGGGGGCTATTCTGGCTATCCCGGAGGATACGGCGGCGGCTATTCTGGCGATGGATACTCTGGCTTTGGACACAGGCCCCATCATCACAATCATCACGGCGGATTCTATCCCGGCGGCGGGTCATACTACAACCAGGGTGGATCCTACGGGGGTCAGTACAGTCAGTCACAGTACTCCAATGGGTACCATAACGGGGGCTACGGCGGCGGTGGGGGTTTCTTCGGTTAA